In one Bacillus thuringiensis genomic region, the following are encoded:
- the exsM gene encoding exosporium regulatory protein ExsM, whose translation MTTHFFARLTGKREVPPVNTEAFGVAEFIFSDDLTKLHYRVILKNIEKVTSCQIHLGKSTQIGPVVFYLYGPLEQGISLNEGSITGVVNVEDFEGPLQGKSFVHLLQEIIQANVYVNVHTKSQKRGEIRGRVRKVKK comes from the coding sequence ATGACAACACATTTCTTTGCCAGGTTAACAGGTAAGAGGGAAGTGCCTCCTGTAAATACAGAAGCTTTTGGGGTAGCAGAGTTTATTTTTAGTGATGATTTAACGAAATTGCATTACAGAGTAATACTAAAAAATATAGAAAAGGTTACATCATGTCAAATTCATTTAGGGAAGTCTACTCAAATTGGTCCTGTTGTTTTCTATTTGTATGGTCCACTGGAGCAAGGGATTAGCTTGAACGAGGGAAGTATTACTGGTGTAGTGAATGTAGAGGATTTTGAGGGACCTTTACAAGGGAAATCATTTGTGCATTTACTTCAAGAAATTATTCAAGCAAATGTATATGTTAATGTCCATACGAAATCACAAAAAAGAGGAGAAATAAGAGGGCGAGTTAGAAAAGTAAAGAAGTAG
- a CDS encoding chromate transporter: protein MKKNKHTFHTLLEIFLVSFKLGLTSFGGPVAHLGYFHHEYVQKRKWMNERSYGDLVALCQFLPGPASSQVGMGVGLLRGGLLGAIISWIGFTLPSVLILVFFASFLNQFDLGSAGWIHGLKLVAVAIVAHAIWGMAQKLTPDRNRATIAIVTAAIALLWPSSWTQVILIIICGFIGWFLYRNQPISQSQNIKVPISKKIAVSCLVLFFGLLLLLPILRPFSYYIALFDSFYRSGALVFGGGHVVLPLLEGEFVQNGMMTKEQFLAGYGLTQAVPGPLFTFASYIGAVLNGTLGAILATIAIFLPAFLLVIGVLPFWNSVRKISFIQGALLGVNAAVVGILIAAFYDPIWTSTIMNAVDFVFASLLFCLLAFWKTPPWVIVILGAFGGYVLSIL, encoded by the coding sequence TTGAAAAAAAACAAACACACCTTTCACACATTATTAGAGATTTTTCTCGTCTCATTTAAATTAGGACTTACTTCATTCGGCGGTCCTGTCGCTCATCTCGGCTATTTCCACCACGAATACGTGCAAAAAAGAAAATGGATGAATGAACGAAGCTATGGAGATTTAGTAGCATTATGTCAATTCCTTCCTGGTCCTGCCAGCAGTCAAGTCGGTATGGGCGTTGGATTATTAAGGGGCGGGCTTTTAGGAGCTATTATTTCATGGATTGGATTCACTTTACCGTCTGTACTTATTTTGGTTTTCTTCGCCTCATTCCTTAATCAGTTCGATCTTGGAAGTGCTGGCTGGATTCATGGACTAAAACTTGTAGCAGTCGCTATTGTCGCTCATGCCATATGGGGAATGGCGCAAAAGTTAACTCCAGATCGCAACCGTGCAACAATTGCGATCGTAACTGCCGCAATCGCCTTATTATGGCCAAGTAGTTGGACACAAGTCATCCTCATTATAATATGTGGCTTTATCGGCTGGTTTTTATATCGCAACCAACCAATTAGCCAATCTCAAAATATAAAAGTACCTATTTCAAAAAAAATAGCAGTTTCTTGTCTCGTCTTATTCTTTGGACTATTACTACTGCTACCAATATTAAGACCGTTCTCTTATTACATCGCTTTATTTGACAGTTTCTATCGCTCTGGCGCACTTGTATTTGGAGGAGGACACGTCGTGCTGCCCCTTCTTGAAGGTGAGTTCGTACAAAACGGAATGATGACGAAAGAACAGTTCCTAGCTGGATACGGATTAACACAAGCAGTACCAGGACCACTATTTACATTCGCCTCTTATATAGGAGCAGTGTTAAACGGGACGCTTGGGGCAATACTCGCAACAATTGCGATTTTCCTCCCTGCTTTCTTACTCGTTATTGGTGTTTTACCATTTTGGAACAGTGTAAGAAAAATATCTTTCATACAAGGCGCACTACTTGGAGTCAATGCCGCTGTTGTCGGTATTTTAATTGCCGCTTTTTATGACCCTATTTGGACAAGCACAATTATGAACGCTGTAGATTTTGTTTTTGCGTCTCTTCTATTTTGCTTGCTCGCTTTTTGGAAAACACCACCTTGGGTTATCGTTATACTTGGAGCCTTTGGCGGATATGTTCTGTCCATTTTATAA
- the chbG gene encoding chitin disaccharide deacetylase, giving the protein MIKLIVNADDFGLTEGTNYGIIDGHINGLVNSTTMMMNMPGTEHAVRLAKEYNLLGVGVHLVLTAGEPLLKDVPSLVGANGSFHKQSVVREGNINPEEVEREWTAQIEKFLSYGLTPTHLDSHHHVHGLPILHDVLERLAATYNVPIRRCEEDRAVHPFSDVFYSDFYADGVTEDYFVKLKERVQGEQTVEIMVHPAYIDPELVKRSSYVMDRVKELRILTESELPEGIELVKF; this is encoded by the coding sequence ATGATTAAGTTAATTGTAAATGCAGATGATTTCGGTCTTACAGAAGGTACAAATTATGGCATTATTGATGGACATATAAATGGACTTGTAAATTCAACGACGATGATGATGAATATGCCAGGAACAGAGCATGCGGTACGCTTAGCGAAAGAGTACAACCTACTCGGAGTAGGCGTACATCTCGTATTAACAGCAGGGGAACCACTGTTAAAGGATGTACCGTCACTCGTAGGGGCAAACGGGTCGTTTCATAAACAAAGTGTTGTAAGGGAAGGGAATATAAATCCAGAAGAAGTTGAGAGAGAATGGACTGCTCAAATTGAGAAGTTTTTATCTTACGGATTAACACCAACTCATTTAGATAGTCATCATCATGTACACGGATTACCGATCTTACACGATGTTCTTGAGAGATTAGCGGCTACATATAATGTTCCAATTCGTCGTTGTGAGGAAGATAGAGCGGTGCATCCATTTTCTGATGTGTTTTACAGTGACTTTTACGCAGATGGTGTGACGGAAGATTACTTTGTGAAGTTAAAAGAAAGAGTACAAGGTGAACAAACGGTAGAAATTATGGTTCATCCAGCTTATATTGATCCAGAGCTTGTGAAGCGTTCTTCTTACGTAATGGATCGTGTGAAGGAATTGCGTATTTTAACAGAGAGTGAGTTGCCAGAAGGAATAGAGCTTGTAAAGTTTTAA
- the celF gene encoding 6-phospho-beta-glucosidase: MTGIKIATIGGGSSYTPELIEGFIKRYDELPVREIWLVDIEVGKEKLEIVGNLAKRMVKKSGLPIEVHLTLDRREALKDADFVTTQLRVGLLEARAKDEAIPLKYDVIGQETNGPGGLFKALRTIPVILDICKDMEELCPNAWLINFANPAGMVTEAVLRYTNIQRVVGLCNVPIGIRMGLAKLLEVDASRVHVDFAGLNHMVYGLDVYLDGVSVMDRVLELVTDPEKQITMENIAALNWEPDFIRGLRAIPCPYHRYYYKTREMLEEEKEASIEKGTRAEVVKQLENDLFELYKDPNLDIKPPQLEKRGGAYYSDAACSLITSIYNNKGDIQPVNTRNNGTIASLPHDSAVEVNCIIMKEGPKPIAVGDLPVPVRGLVQQIKSFERTTIEAAVTGDYHKALLAMTINPLVPSDKVAKQILDEMLEAHKEYLPQFFKKVEK, from the coding sequence ATGACTGGAATTAAAATTGCTACAATCGGCGGTGGATCTAGTTATACACCAGAGTTAATTGAAGGATTTATTAAGCGTTATGATGAGCTTCCTGTTCGTGAAATTTGGTTAGTAGATATTGAGGTAGGAAAAGAAAAGTTAGAAATCGTTGGTAACTTAGCGAAACGTATGGTAAAAAAATCTGGTTTACCAATCGAGGTACATTTAACGCTTGATCGCCGCGAGGCATTAAAGGATGCTGATTTCGTAACGACGCAGCTTCGTGTTGGTTTATTAGAAGCACGTGCAAAAGATGAAGCAATCCCATTAAAATATGATGTAATCGGTCAGGAAACGAATGGTCCTGGTGGTTTATTCAAAGCGCTGAGAACGATTCCTGTTATTTTAGATATTTGTAAGGATATGGAGGAGCTTTGTCCGAATGCATGGTTAATTAACTTTGCAAACCCAGCTGGTATGGTAACAGAAGCTGTTCTTCGTTATACAAATATTCAAAGAGTAGTTGGTCTATGTAACGTTCCAATCGGAATCCGTATGGGTCTTGCAAAGTTACTTGAAGTAGATGCGAGTCGTGTTCACGTTGATTTCGCAGGTTTAAATCATATGGTATACGGACTAGATGTATACTTAGATGGCGTAAGTGTAATGGATCGTGTGTTAGAGCTTGTGACAGATCCAGAAAAGCAAATTACGATGGAAAATATCGCAGCGCTTAACTGGGAACCAGACTTTATTCGTGGCCTTCGTGCAATTCCATGTCCATACCATCGTTACTACTACAAAACACGTGAAATGTTAGAAGAAGAGAAAGAAGCTTCAATTGAAAAAGGTACACGTGCAGAAGTAGTAAAACAATTAGAAAATGATTTATTCGAGTTATATAAAGACCCGAACTTAGATATTAAACCACCACAATTAGAAAAACGTGGCGGAGCTTATTATAGTGATGCAGCATGTAGCTTAATTACGTCTATCTACAATAATAAAGGTGATATCCAGCCTGTTAATACACGAAACAACGGAACAATTGCAAGCTTACCACATGATTCAGCTGTTGAAGTGAACTGTATTATTATGAAAGAAGGCCCAAAACCAATTGCAGTTGGAGATCTTCCAGTACCAGTTCGCGGTTTAGTACAACAAATTAAATCATTCGAGCGCACAACAATTGAAGCTGCTGTTACAGGGGATTATCATAAGGCGCTGCTTGCTATGACAATCAATCCACTTGTACCATCAGATAAAGTTGCAAAACAAATTTTAGATGAAATGTTGGAAGCACATAAAGAGTATCTTCCGCAATTCTTTAAAAAGGTAGAGAAATAA
- a CDS encoding PTS lactose/cellobiose transporter subunit IIA: MMTTAEQIPFQLILNSGNARSFAMEAIQFAKQGKMAEADEAMVKAKEAINEAHHFQTELIQSEARGEKTAVSVLLIHAQDHLMNAITVKELAAEFIDLYKKLEAKGE, encoded by the coding sequence ATGATGACTACAGCAGAACAAATTCCATTCCAATTGATTTTAAATAGTGGTAACGCACGCAGCTTTGCAATGGAGGCAATTCAATTTGCCAAACAGGGGAAAATGGCAGAGGCTGATGAAGCGATGGTAAAGGCGAAAGAAGCGATCAATGAAGCGCATCATTTCCAAACAGAGCTCATACAATCAGAAGCAAGAGGAGAAAAAACAGCGGTTAGTGTTCTCTTAATTCACGCACAAGATCATTTAATGAATGCGATTACAGTAAAAGAATTAGCGGCAGAGTTTATCGATCTTTATAAAAAGTTAGAAGCGAAAGGGGAATAA
- the celB gene encoding PTS cellobiose transporter subunit IIC translates to MQKFIAFMEKYMVPIAGKIGSQRHLAAIRDGFIAVMPLILVGSMAVLVNGLPIPAFQGFMKDLFGETWTQIGAGMWTGSFGVLALMVAVTISYNLAKSYGVDGLSAGIISFGALIILTPTTPKEAGINMLWTGAQGLFVSLIVSILVTEIFRFFVQRNITIKMPDGVPPAVMKSFAALVPAFVILTGVAGIQLAVKLAGTSVHEYIFNTLQVPLQGLAGTLPSAIFIALLVHVLWFFGLHGPNIVGGIIEPLYLPALEKNIKLFQDGTSAFDVPNIVTKPFFDTFVYLGGSGATLAFLVVVLIVAKSAQLRGVSRLSIGPGAFNINEPVIFGTPIVLNPILFIPFVLTPVVLVITSYTAIYLGWVPKTVAMVPWNVPPIISGYLVTGLHPSGAILQLFNFVVAMAIYFPFVVACDRSVIRTEKAAQGNNNSVPM, encoded by the coding sequence ATGCAAAAGTTTATTGCATTTATGGAGAAGTACATGGTTCCGATTGCTGGTAAAATCGGATCGCAACGTCACTTAGCTGCGATCCGAGATGGATTTATTGCAGTTATGCCACTTATTTTAGTTGGTTCGATGGCAGTACTAGTTAATGGTTTACCAATTCCAGCATTCCAAGGTTTTATGAAAGATTTATTCGGTGAAACTTGGACACAAATTGGTGCTGGTATGTGGACAGGGTCCTTCGGGGTATTAGCTCTGATGGTGGCGGTTACCATAAGTTATAACCTAGCAAAATCTTATGGTGTTGATGGATTGTCAGCAGGTATTATTTCGTTTGGTGCATTAATTATTCTTACACCAACAACACCAAAAGAAGCTGGAATAAATATGCTTTGGACAGGCGCACAGGGTTTGTTCGTTTCACTTATTGTCTCCATACTCGTAACGGAGATATTCCGCTTCTTTGTTCAAAGAAACATTACAATTAAAATGCCTGACGGTGTACCACCAGCAGTAATGAAATCTTTCGCTGCATTAGTTCCGGCATTTGTAATTTTAACAGGTGTAGCAGGTATTCAATTAGCAGTAAAACTAGCAGGTACAAGTGTTCATGAGTATATCTTTAATACATTACAAGTTCCATTACAAGGGTTAGCGGGTACGTTACCAAGTGCAATCTTTATTGCGTTATTAGTACATGTACTTTGGTTCTTCGGTTTACATGGTCCAAATATTGTTGGTGGTATTATTGAGCCACTTTATTTACCAGCATTAGAGAAAAATATTAAGTTATTCCAAGATGGTACATCTGCATTTGATGTTCCAAACATTGTTACAAAACCATTCTTTGATACTTTCGTATATCTTGGTGGTTCTGGTGCAACATTAGCATTCTTAGTAGTTGTATTAATTGTAGCGAAAAGTGCACAATTACGCGGTGTATCTCGTCTATCAATTGGACCTGGTGCATTTAACATTAACGAACCAGTAATCTTTGGTACACCAATCGTATTAAATCCAATTTTATTCATCCCGTTCGTATTAACACCTGTTGTGTTAGTTATTACATCTTATACAGCAATTTACTTAGGATGGGTACCAAAAACAGTAGCGATGGTTCCATGGAACGTTCCACCAATTATTAGTGGGTATCTTGTAACAGGTTTACATCCTTCTGGTGCGATTTTACAATTATTCAACTTTGTTGTTGCAATGGCGATTTACTTCCCATTCGTTGTCGCATGCGATCGTTCAGTTATCCGTACTGAGAAAGCAGCTCAAGGAAATAACAACTCTGTACCTATGTAA
- a CDS encoding PTS sugar transporter subunit IIB, which produces MNILLCCSAGMSTSLLVTKMEAAAKARGLEGKIWAVSGDAVKNNIDQADVLLLGPQVRYMLSSMKTLADEKNVGIDVINPMHYGMMNGEAVLDHALTLKK; this is translated from the coding sequence ATGAATATTTTATTATGTTGCTCAGCAGGGATGTCTACAAGTTTACTAGTTACAAAAATGGAAGCGGCTGCAAAAGCTCGCGGTTTAGAAGGAAAGATTTGGGCTGTATCTGGGGATGCAGTAAAAAACAATATCGACCAAGCAGATGTGTTATTACTAGGACCACAAGTTCGTTACATGCTCTCTTCAATGAAAACGCTTGCTGACGAGAAAAACGTTGGAATCGACGTTATCAATCCAATGCACTACGGCATGATGAATGGAGAAGCAGTTTTAGATCACGCATTAACACTTAAAAAATAA
- a CDS encoding polyamine aminopropyltransferase, protein MPKHRKQSKIKIYRITSYKKDKRSELDSDKFELEQQEVEDKQDKQVQSENVVIVPTDSHNLDIWDEISLKEIQAGEHTNLFVEQSNYQNINLLQVSDIRLYLDKQLQFSSVDEQIYHEALVHPIMSKVIDPKRVLILGGGDGLALREVLKYETVLHVDLVDLDGSMIDMARNVPELVSLNKSAFFDNRVNTHVCDAKEFLSSPSSLYDVIIIDFPDPATELLSTLYTSELFARIATFLTEDGAFVCQSNSPADAPLVYWSIGKTIEHAGLTVKSYHTIVPSFGTDWGFHIATNSAYVLDQIEQLYVVPTPRTLPSLLFPLFQFKEEHLEQRNLALLNSESNLILHQCYKKEMEF, encoded by the coding sequence ATGCCAAAACATAGAAAACAAAGCAAAATAAAGATTTATAGAATAACAAGCTATAAAAAAGACAAGCGTTCTGAATTAGACTCTGACAAATTTGAACTTGAACAGCAGGAGGTAGAAGATAAGCAGGACAAGCAAGTACAATCGGAAAATGTAGTCATAGTACCCACAGATTCACACAACTTAGATATATGGGATGAAATTTCTCTAAAGGAAATACAAGCTGGTGAACATACAAATTTATTTGTGGAACAAAGTAATTATCAAAATATTAATTTGTTACAAGTTAGCGATATCCGTTTATATTTGGACAAGCAACTACAATTCAGTTCCGTCGATGAGCAAATTTATCATGAAGCACTTGTACATCCAATTATGTCAAAAGTAATTGATCCAAAACGTGTTCTCATATTAGGCGGTGGCGATGGTCTTGCCCTGCGAGAAGTTTTAAAATATGAAACTGTACTACATGTAGACCTTGTTGACTTAGATGGATCGATGATTGATATGGCTCGTAATGTTCCTGAATTAGTTTCTTTAAACAAAAGTGCATTTTTTGATAATCGTGTAAATACACACGTATGTGATGCAAAAGAATTTTTAAGCTCTCCTTCTTCTTTATACGATGTAATCATTATTGATTTCCCAGACCCAGCGACAGAGTTGTTAAGTACTTTATATACAAGCGAACTTTTTGCTCGTATAGCTACATTCTTAACAGAAGACGGCGCGTTCGTCTGCCAATCTAATTCACCCGCTGATGCACCACTAGTATATTGGAGTATTGGTAAAACAATTGAACATGCGGGATTAACTGTGAAAAGTTATCATACAATCGTTCCTTCTTTCGGAACTGACTGGGGATTTCATATTGCCACTAATTCTGCCTATGTACTCGATCAAATTGAGCAATTATACGTAGTACCAACTCCTCGAACATTGCCTTCTCTTCTTTTTCCTTTATTTCAATTTAAAGAAGAACATCTAGAACAACGTAACCTCGCTCTTTTAAATTCAGAATCAAATCTTATCTTACACCAATGTTACAAAAAGGAAATGGAGTTTTGA
- the speD gene encoding adenosylmethionine decarboxylase, giving the protein MEYSTFGKHIIVDLWGVDFSLLDDMYFLEHHLVNAADQSGAHVLNVSTKEFDPHGVTILVLLSESHLSIHTYPEKNFAAIDCYTCGTTVEPQIAIDYIVSILKPNEMHIKKLIRGIGEIVNTD; this is encoded by the coding sequence ATGGAATATTCTACTTTCGGTAAGCATATAATAGTAGATTTGTGGGGAGTGGATTTTTCCCTATTAGATGATATGTACTTTTTAGAACATCATTTAGTTAACGCTGCTGATCAATCTGGTGCCCACGTTTTAAACGTAAGTACAAAAGAATTTGATCCGCATGGTGTTACTATTTTAGTTTTACTATCAGAAAGCCACCTTTCTATTCACACTTATCCAGAAAAAAACTTTGCAGCCATCGACTGTTATACTTGCGGTACGACCGTTGAACCGCAAATAGCGATTGATTATATCGTAAGTATATTAAAACCAAATGAGATGCATATAAAAAAACTAATTCGTGGTATAGGAGAGATTGTAAATACTGATTAA
- a CDS encoding PTS lactose/cellobiose transporter subunit IIA — translation MDTIETKAFHLILHGGNARSCSMEAIDCAKRGEFTEAEAKLQEALEELKEAHRVQTELIQKEAGGEKTEVTLLMVHAQDHLMNAITVKELASEFVELYRKMSVTE, via the coding sequence ATGGATACGATAGAGACGAAAGCTTTTCATTTAATCTTGCATGGGGGAAACGCGAGAAGTTGTTCAATGGAAGCAATTGATTGTGCGAAGCGTGGGGAGTTTACAGAAGCTGAAGCTAAATTACAAGAAGCACTAGAGGAATTAAAAGAGGCGCACCGTGTACAAACGGAGCTCATACAGAAAGAAGCTGGTGGTGAAAAGACGGAAGTTACCCTTCTGATGGTGCATGCGCAAGATCATTTAATGAATGCGATTACGGTGAAGGAATTAGCGAGTGAATTTGTAGAATTATATAGGAAGATGTCAGTGACTGAATGA
- the celB gene encoding PTS cellobiose transporter subunit IIC gives MIRFLEKYVMPIAGKVAEQRHLQAIRDGIILTMPFLIIGSFFLIISALPIPGYNEFMAGLFGENWQRALGYPVSATFNIMALIAVFGIAYRLGEYYKVDALASGALSLVTFLLATPFQVAYIIPSTKESVLVEGAIPAVLMGSQGLFVAMIIALISTELYRFIVQKKIIIKMPETVPPAVTRSFAALVPGFIVVTVIWILRLIIENTSFGSIHNIVGQILQEPLSVLGASLWGAIIAVILVHVLWSCGIHGATIVGGVMSPVWLSLMDQNRVAFQAGQDVPNTITAQFFDLWIYMGGSGATLALVVGMLLFARSQQLKSLGRLSIAPGIFNINEMVTFGMPIVMNPLLLIPFILVPVVLTIVSYFAMEWGWVARPSGAAVPWTTPILFSGYLGSGGKISGVILQLVNFALAFFIYLPFLKIWDKQKLAEEKGE, from the coding sequence ATGATACGGTTTTTAGAGAAGTATGTGATGCCGATAGCGGGGAAGGTTGCAGAGCAGAGGCATTTACAAGCGATTCGAGATGGAATTATTTTAACGATGCCGTTCTTAATTATTGGATCATTTTTCCTTATTATTAGTGCGCTACCGATACCGGGATATAACGAGTTTATGGCAGGTTTGTTTGGGGAGAATTGGCAGAGAGCTTTAGGCTATCCAGTTAGTGCAACTTTTAATATAATGGCTTTAATAGCTGTTTTTGGAATCGCTTACAGGCTTGGAGAGTATTATAAAGTGGATGCTTTAGCATCCGGGGCATTGTCGCTTGTGACGTTTTTACTTGCGACTCCATTCCAAGTTGCATATATTATACCAAGTACAAAAGAGAGTGTACTTGTAGAAGGCGCTATCCCAGCTGTATTAATGGGAAGCCAAGGGTTATTTGTAGCAATGATTATTGCACTTATATCTACTGAACTTTATCGATTTATTGTACAAAAAAAGATAATTATAAAGATGCCAGAGACAGTTCCACCAGCTGTCACGCGTTCATTTGCGGCACTTGTTCCAGGATTTATTGTTGTAACAGTTATTTGGATTTTACGCTTAATTATAGAAAATACTTCTTTTGGCAGTATCCATAATATTGTAGGACAAATTTTACAGGAGCCACTTAGTGTACTTGGTGCTAGTCTTTGGGGCGCAATAATAGCAGTTATTCTCGTTCATGTTCTTTGGTCGTGTGGAATTCATGGTGCTACTATTGTTGGTGGTGTAATGAGCCCCGTTTGGTTATCGTTAATGGATCAAAACCGAGTGGCTTTTCAAGCTGGGCAAGATGTACCAAATACGATTACGGCACAGTTTTTTGATTTATGGATTTATATGGGCGGTTCTGGTGCAACGCTTGCTCTAGTTGTCGGAATGTTACTATTTGCACGAAGTCAACAATTAAAAAGTTTAGGGAGATTGTCAATTGCACCTGGTATATTTAATATTAATGAGATGGTAACTTTTGGTATGCCGATTGTAATGAACCCACTTTTACTAATTCCATTTATATTAGTTCCAGTTGTGTTAACAATTGTTTCTTACTTTGCAATGGAATGGGGATGGGTCGCACGTCCAAGTGGGGCCGCTGTACCTTGGACGACACCTATTCTTTTTAGTGGATATTTAGGATCGGGCGGGAAAATTTCAGGTGTTATTTTACAACTTGTTAACTTTGCGCTAGCATTCTTCATTTATTTACCGTTCTTAAAAATATGGGATAAACAAAAACTGGCGGAAGAAAAGGGGGAGTAA
- a CDS encoding PTS sugar transporter subunit IIB: protein MNILLCCAAGMSSSLIVTKMEKAAEARGIEVKIWAVSGSEVNSHIDKADVLLLGPQVRYLLPKMQELCKDKGIPVDVIQSVHYGLCNGEAILQAALSMKP, encoded by the coding sequence ATGAATATTTTGCTTTGCTGTGCAGCGGGAATGTCTTCCAGTTTGATTGTTACAAAGATGGAGAAAGCAGCAGAGGCAAGAGGAATAGAGGTAAAGATTTGGGCTGTATCAGGTTCTGAAGTAAATAGCCATATTGATAAAGCCGATGTACTTTTACTTGGACCACAAGTACGTTATTTATTACCGAAGATGCAAGAATTATGTAAGGATAAAGGGATACCTGTTGATGTCATTCAATCCGTTCATTACGGACTTTGTAATGGAGAAGCTATCTTGCAAGCAGCTTTGTCAATGAAACCATGA
- a CDS encoding dicarboxylate/amino acid:cation symporter codes for MKAYRFPLILLSSILIGGFIGYFMGADAVALKPLGDIFLNLMFTIVVPLVFFSIASSIANMDGLKRFGKIMSSMAGTFLFTSILAAIFMIIVVKVFPPAQGVVLELTQPDKAGKAVSVADQIVGILTVSDFSKLLSRENMLALIFFSILMGIATSAVGEKGKPFATFLQAGAEISMKVVSFIMYYAPIGLAAYFAALVGEFGPQLLGTYFRAAMVYYPASLIYFFVFFTFYAYLAGRKQGVQVFWKNMVSPTVTSLATCSSAASIPANLEATKKMGISSDVRETVVLLGSTLHKDGSVLGGVLKIAFLFGIFNMEFEGPKTLAIALVVSLLVGTVMGAIPGGGMIGEMLIVSLYGFPPEALPIIAAISTIIDPPATMLNVTADNACAVMTARLVEGKNWIKNKFA; via the coding sequence ATGAAGGCATATCGCTTTCCACTTATTTTATTATCTTCTATCCTAATTGGTGGTTTCATTGGTTATTTCATGGGTGCCGATGCAGTTGCTTTAAAGCCGCTTGGTGATATTTTCTTAAACTTAATGTTTACGATTGTTGTACCTTTAGTGTTCTTTAGCATCGCATCGTCTATTGCTAATATGGATGGATTAAAACGTTTCGGTAAAATTATGTCTAGTATGGCTGGGACTTTCTTATTTACAAGTATTTTAGCTGCTATTTTTATGATTATTGTCGTGAAAGTATTCCCGCCAGCACAAGGTGTTGTACTAGAACTAACACAACCTGACAAAGCCGGCAAAGCTGTTAGTGTTGCAGATCAAATCGTCGGTATTTTAACAGTATCTGACTTCTCTAAGTTACTATCTCGTGAAAATATGTTAGCTCTTATTTTCTTCTCTATCTTAATGGGGATTGCAACTTCAGCAGTTGGCGAAAAAGGAAAGCCATTCGCTACATTCCTACAAGCTGGTGCAGAAATTTCAATGAAAGTTGTATCTTTCATTATGTATTACGCTCCAATCGGACTTGCTGCTTACTTCGCAGCATTAGTTGGTGAATTCGGACCACAACTTCTTGGAACTTACTTCCGAGCAGCAATGGTATACTATCCTGCTTCTCTAATTTATTTCTTTGTATTCTTCACATTCTATGCATACCTTGCAGGTCGCAAGCAAGGTGTACAAGTATTTTGGAAGAACATGGTCTCTCCTACAGTTACATCACTTGCAACTTGTAGTAGTGCCGCAAGTATTCCAGCAAACTTAGAAGCAACAAAGAAAATGGGTATTTCTTCAGACGTTCGTGAAACAGTTGTCCTTCTTGGTTCTACTCTTCATAAAGATGGCTCTGTTTTAGGCGGCGTATTAAAAATCGCTTTCTTATTCGGTATTTTCAACATGGAATTTGAAGGACCGAAAACATTAGCAATCGCACTTGTTGTTTCTTTATTAGTAGGAACAGTAATGGGTGCTATTCCAGGCGGCGGTATGATCGGTGAAATGTTAATCGTATCTCTATACGGTTTCCCGCCAGAAGCATTGCCAATTATTGCAGCAATTAGTACAATTATTGATCCTCCTGCAACGATGTTAAACGTAACAGCAGATAACGCTTGTGCCGTAATGACAGCTCGCCTTGTAGAAGGTAAGAATTGGATCAAAAACAAATTTGCTTAA